ACGTTTTACATTGGATGCAATGCCAGGGAAACAAATGAGTATTGACGCAGACCTGAACGCAGGAATGATTTCTGAACAAGCAGCAAAAGAGAGACGTGAAAAAATAGCAAAAGAAGCAGACTTCTACGGAGCGATGGACGGGGCCAGTAAGTTTGTGAAAGGTGACGCCATAGCAGGGATTATCATCGTATTCATCAATGTAATCTTCGGTATTGTTATCGGGATGGCTCAGATGGGATTGAGTTTTGCTGAATCTGCTCAAAAATTTACGCTTCTAACGGTAGGGGATGGAATTGTATCTCAAATTCCTGCCCTGCTGATAGCAACTGCTACAGGTATCGTGGTTACAAGGGCGGCATCTGAGGGGAATCTTGGTGGAGATATTACGAAACAGTTGTTTGCCTATCCGCAGATGCTTTATGTTGCTGGAACCACCATTCTCCTTCTTGGTATTGCTACTCCGATTGGTCCGTTATTAACAGCACCAATTGCGTCTCTTATCATCGTAGGTGGCTATATGATAAGCCAAAAGCAAAAAGCAGACATTGTCGTGGAAGAGGAAACGGAAGAGGAAGTAGTGACAGATGAATTGAGGAGTCCTGACAGTGTGGTCAACCTTTTATCTGTCGACCCGGTAGAATTTGAATTCGGTTATGGATTGATTCCATTGGCAGATTCCAAGCAGGGGGGAGACTTGCTAGATAGGATAGTCATGATAAGACGCCAACTAGCACTTGAGCTTGGGTTAGTCATCCCTGTTGTTCGCATCCGGGATAATATTCAGCTGCAACCCAACGAATACCGTTTAAAAATCAAAGGAAATGAAGTCGCAAAAGGCGAGCTATTGCTTGATCACTACCTTGCTATGAGCCCAGGAATGGATGAAGACAGCATTGAAGGAATTGATACGATAGAACCTTCCTTTGGTCTCCCAGCAAAATGGATAAGCGAGGATATGAAGGATGAAGCAGAAATGTATGGCTATACCGTTGTAGATCCTCCTTCAGTGGTATCAACACATATTACAGAAAAAATGAAACAACATGCTTACGAACTTCTTGGTAGGCAGGAAACAAAACAACTTGTCGATCATTTGAAAGAAAGTACGCCAATTTTAGTGGAAGAGGTAACACCTTCGCCACTTTCCATTGGGGATGTTCAAAAAGTCCTTGCCAAACTTCTTAAAGAAAACGTATCGATTAGGAACCTGCCTATTATTTTTGAAACGTTGGCAGATTACGGGAAGATGTCAGCAGACACAGACCTTCTGACAGAGTATGTAAGACAAGCACTAAGTAAACAGATAACCAATCAATATGCCGTTGGAAATGAGACGTTTAAGGTCGTTACATTGGCAGGCAGGGTGGAAAAACTGATTGCTGATCACATTCAACAAACAGAACATGGCAACTTCTTATCCCTTGACCCAAATGTATCAATGGAAATTGTCCAAAAGGTTGGCGAGCAGATGGAACAGTTCTCTGTTTATGAGCAATCACCGATCCTATTATGCTCTCCGGCTGTCAGGATGTATGTGAAGCAAATGCTAGATCGATATTTACCGCAAGTACCTGTTCTGTCTTATAACGAATTGGAAGCAAGCATAGAAGTACAAAGCATCGGGGTGGTGAATGTGGAAGGATGAAAGTGAAAAAATATAAGGCCGAGAATATGCAACAAGCTATGCAACTGGTCCGGCTTGAATTGGGAGATGATGCGGTCATCCTTAATTCCAAAGCAGTTAAAACATCAAGATTTTTTGGGCTCCTTTCCAAAAAGGGAGTGGAAGTGATAGCAGCAGTGGATGAAGATTTATCTGACCAGACGCTGAAAACAAAAAATATCCCAATTCAACCTGAGGGAATTTCAGATTCCAAGCAAAAAATCTCTACTCCAGCAGCCTCAAGACTAGAGCAAGATAAACTTTTTGACAGCATACAAGAAATGAAGAAAATGATGAAAAGCTTAACCCAAGAAAAGCAAAGGGACCCATCGTTGCCGGATTTTTTCTTCCATTTGGAAGAAAAGCTCTTAAAAAGTGAAATTAGCACCCTCCATGTAGAAGAGATAATGGAAATCATTTATGAAAAATGGCTGGAAAATAAAACAATGACAGATAAATCTTTGTTGAAACTGTTGGAAACGGAAGTGCTTCAGTCTTTAGAAGAGGTATCTTTTGTTCAAGATTCTTACGAAAAGAAGTTTATCTGTCTAGTAGGCCCAACAGGAGTCGGTAAAACAACAACATTGGCAAAGCTTGCTGCCGACGCATCCCTTAAAAAGGGGAAATCAATCGGTTTCATTACAACAGATACTTACCGTATCGCTGCAATCGAACAATTAAAAACGTACGCAAGCATTCTAGATGCACCAATTGAAGTTTGTTATTCCGCCGAGGACTTTTTGGCAGCTAAAAACAAGCTGTCCCATTTGGATGTCGTCTTTATCGATACAGCTGGAAGAAATTTTCTAAACGAACGATTTGTAGAAGAATTGAAGGAAGTACTGGATTTTAAAGAGGAAATGACGACTTTCTTGGTTTTATCCCTTACTTCCAAAATGTCTGATATGAAAAAAATAACGGACCAGTTTTGGAATGTGGGAATCCATCAATTCATTTTTACTAAAAAAGACGAAACAACCTCGATTGGTTCGATGTACGAGATATCCAGAACGTATCAAAAAGGTGCTGCGTTTGTAACAGATGGCCAAAATGTTCCTGAGGACCTTATTCCGTTCACGAAAGAACTGATGGTTCGCACGATCATGGAGGAAATTGGGGAATGAATGATCAGGCAAGAGCTTTAAGGGAACAAGTGAAAAGATCAAAAGAAAGTCCGCAAGAAGACCCTGCCATAAGACAAGAAGCAAGGGCCATTGCGGTGATGAGCGGAAAAGGTGGGGTCGGCAAGTCGAATTTCTCATTGAACTTCTCCTTATCCCTGCAAAAAAAAGGCTATAACGTTTTACTTTTTGATATGGACATAGGGATGGCCAATATTGACATTCTACTGGGAGTTACGCAAAGATACAGCATTCTGCACCTTTTTGAACGGAACCTTCCATTAGAAGAGATTGTTCAAAAAGGGCCA
This window of the Sutcliffiella horikoshii genome carries:
- the flhA gene encoding flagellar biosynthesis protein FlhA, producing MSAKDLSVLLSVILIIAMLIIPFYPWMLSIFIIINISLALIVLLTTMNIQEPLQFSIFPSLLLLLTLYRLGLNVSTTRSILSEGTAGTVVETFGTFVVGGNVVVGLVVFIILVVIQFVVITKGAERVSEVAARFTLDAMPGKQMSIDADLNAGMISEQAAKERREKIAKEADFYGAMDGASKFVKGDAIAGIIIVFINVIFGIVIGMAQMGLSFAESAQKFTLLTVGDGIVSQIPALLIATATGIVVTRAASEGNLGGDITKQLFAYPQMLYVAGTTILLLGIATPIGPLLTAPIASLIIVGGYMISQKQKADIVVEEETEEEVVTDELRSPDSVVNLLSVDPVEFEFGYGLIPLADSKQGGDLLDRIVMIRRQLALELGLVIPVVRIRDNIQLQPNEYRLKIKGNEVAKGELLLDHYLAMSPGMDEDSIEGIDTIEPSFGLPAKWISEDMKDEAEMYGYTVVDPPSVVSTHITEKMKQHAYELLGRQETKQLVDHLKESTPILVEEVTPSPLSIGDVQKVLAKLLKENVSIRNLPIIFETLADYGKMSADTDLLTEYVRQALSKQITNQYAVGNETFKVVTLAGRVEKLIADHIQQTEHGNFLSLDPNVSMEIVQKVGEQMEQFSVYEQSPILLCSPAVRMYVKQMLDRYLPQVPVLSYNELEASIEVQSIGVVNVEG
- the flhF gene encoding flagellar biosynthesis protein FlhF, producing the protein MKKYKAENMQQAMQLVRLELGDDAVILNSKAVKTSRFFGLLSKKGVEVIAAVDEDLSDQTLKTKNIPIQPEGISDSKQKISTPAASRLEQDKLFDSIQEMKKMMKSLTQEKQRDPSLPDFFFHLEEKLLKSEISTLHVEEIMEIIYEKWLENKTMTDKSLLKLLETEVLQSLEEVSFVQDSYEKKFICLVGPTGVGKTTTLAKLAADASLKKGKSIGFITTDTYRIAAIEQLKTYASILDAPIEVCYSAEDFLAAKNKLSHLDVVFIDTAGRNFLNERFVEELKEVLDFKEEMTTFLVLSLTSKMSDMKKITDQFWNVGIHQFIFTKKDETTSIGSMYEISRTYQKGAAFVTDGQNVPEDLIPFTKELMVRTIMEEIGE